One stretch of Planococcus sp. PAMC 21323 DNA includes these proteins:
- a CDS encoding M20/M25/M40 family metallo-hydrolase, producing the protein MEKLLWGTPADLRTLLCELVSWESRTLTEGEKEFPFKVEGKLKQLEYFKAHPEYLALHEADPGRNLVMALYEHPKAVDTIVLISHFDTVQTEEYGDLEKLAFRPEELTKKLFERKDDLPDEARTDLESGSYLFGRGTMDMKMGLALHMALIEKASHEQWPLNLVLLTVPDEEVNSTGMRAAVEQLVKLREERGLTYKMFFNSEPAFSQKPGDEKHYIYSGTLGKIMPAALFYGKETHVGEPLKGMTANYMASFLAQAMEWNSAFRESDLGESTPLPVSLQQKDLKTQYSTQTPYRATALYNIFLMKRNAAEIMELFEQTANQAAAMCNTAYTELCKREKIEGIGEVQVLRYEQLLDYAEAKRGTRFVSKIKEEILAHPEWDEREKSLRIADKLMIQCHELAPAMILLFAPPYYPAVNSSEDPFIMDCVETVKRAAAENGVEVDQIHYFNGLCDLSYVNYKDPGNGWSSYERNTPVWGETYSIPFADMLALQAPVLNVGPFGKDAHQYTERLHIDSAFVQTPHMLESLMKSLCKKVLETV; encoded by the coding sequence GTGGAGAAATTATTATGGGGAACGCCAGCCGATCTTCGGACGCTATTGTGTGAGTTAGTCAGCTGGGAAAGTCGGACATTGACAGAAGGAGAAAAGGAATTTCCTTTTAAAGTGGAGGGTAAGCTGAAACAGCTCGAATATTTCAAGGCGCATCCGGAATATTTAGCACTTCACGAAGCAGACCCTGGACGAAACTTGGTGATGGCGCTTTATGAACATCCGAAAGCGGTGGATACAATTGTACTCATTAGCCATTTTGATACGGTGCAAACCGAGGAATATGGAGATCTGGAAAAACTCGCGTTTCGTCCTGAAGAATTGACGAAAAAGCTGTTTGAGCGAAAAGACGATCTGCCAGATGAAGCACGCACAGATCTCGAATCAGGCAGTTACTTATTCGGCCGTGGCACGATGGATATGAAGATGGGGCTGGCTCTCCATATGGCGTTGATTGAAAAAGCGAGTCATGAACAATGGCCGCTTAATCTTGTACTGTTGACTGTACCGGACGAAGAAGTAAATTCGACCGGTATGCGAGCAGCGGTAGAACAATTAGTAAAACTGCGTGAAGAGCGTGGCTTAACGTATAAAATGTTCTTTAATAGCGAACCGGCCTTTTCACAAAAGCCAGGGGACGAAAAGCATTATATCTACTCCGGAACACTCGGGAAAATTATGCCCGCGGCTCTTTTTTACGGCAAAGAAACGCATGTCGGTGAACCGTTAAAAGGCATGACGGCCAATTACATGGCATCGTTTTTAGCACAAGCAATGGAATGGAACTCAGCATTCCGTGAAAGTGATCTTGGGGAAAGCACGCCACTGCCAGTATCGCTTCAACAAAAAGATTTAAAAACGCAATATTCGACTCAAACGCCATACCGGGCGACCGCTTTGTACAATATTTTCTTAATGAAACGCAATGCTGCAGAAATTATGGAGCTGTTTGAACAAACGGCAAATCAAGCAGCGGCAATGTGCAATACGGCATATACCGAATTGTGCAAGCGTGAGAAAATTGAAGGCATTGGGGAAGTGCAAGTGTTGCGTTATGAGCAATTACTCGACTACGCAGAAGCAAAGCGCGGAACTCGGTTTGTTTCAAAAATTAAAGAAGAAATTTTAGCGCACCCAGAATGGGACGAACGTGAAAAATCGTTGCGCATTGCTGATAAATTGATGATTCAATGTCACGAACTAGCACCTGCGATGATCTTATTGTTCGCGCCACCATATTACCCAGCAGTCAATTCATCGGAAGATCCGTTTATCATGGACTGCGTCGAAACAGTAAAAAGAGCTGCTGCAGAAAATGGCGTCGAAGTTGACCAAATCCATTACTTTAACGGATTGTGCGATTTGAGTTATGTAAATTACAAAGATCCTGGAAACGGGTGGAGTTCTTATGAACGCAATACGCCTGTATGGGGAGAGACTTACAGCATCCCGTTTGCTGACATGCTAGCGCTGCAGGCTCCTGTCTTAAATGTGGGGCCGTTCGGCAAAGATGCCCATCAATACACAGAACGCCTTCATATCGACAGTGCCTTTGTCCAAACGCCTCATATGTTGGAGAGTTTGATGAAAAGTTTGTGTAAAAAAGTTCTTGAAACAGTTTAA